Part of the Candidatus Poribacteria bacterium genome, GAGCCGTTGAAGACAGTGGCGGAACCGGCGAGAGGCTACAAGGCAGAGGGTTCTTTCAAGCCCTGGGGCGCGTTGCGGGCGTGCCTTGGGAAGGAAAGGAGACTCCTGAACAGCGGTTGGGACACCAACGGTTCTCCTGTTCGAGAGTGCAGCCCCTCTGGGGCTTTCTTTTTGCGCTTTCGACAGCCCGGTCGGGCGCAGGCGAATCCGGCGTGATCCGGCGCTGCTCAGTTGATGCCATTCTGGTGGTTCCGCAGAAGGGGTGAAGGTCGACGATGCCGACGATCAACCAACTGGTACGTCAGGGACGGAAGCAGTTCAACGCGAAGAGCAAGGCTCCCGCGTTGGAGGGTTGCCCGCAGCGACGCGGTGTCTGCCTGCAGGTGCGCACCAAGACGCCTAAGAAGCCGAACTCCGCGCTGCGCAAGATCGCCCGTGTGCGCCTTTCGAACCAGCGAGAGGTGACCGCCTACATTCCGGGCATCGACCACAACCTGAACGAACACAACATCGTCCTCGTCCGTGGCGGTCGTGTGCGTGACCTGCCGAACGTGGGCTACCACATCGTACGTGGGACGCTCGATGCGGCAGGCGTCGAGAACCGTCGCCAAGGCAGGTCCAAGTACGGCGCGAAGCGACCTGGAGCCCAGGCGTCGGGTCGTTAGTGAGCTCATCGAAGCGGCACTCAGCATAGAGGTACGAGACGTTCATGCCGAGACGACGCGCGGTCATCAAGCGAGAACCGATCCCGGATCCCGTCTACGGGAGCCCGACGATCCAGAAGTTCATCAACAGCATCATGCGCGACGGCAAGAAGAGCGTCGCGGAGAACATCGTCTACCGCAGCATGCGGATCGTCGAGGAACGGACGAGCCAGGACCCGCTGGATATCTTCCAGCAGGCGCTGGAGAACGTCCGACCAGTCGTCGAGGTCAAGTCGCGGCGCGTGGGTGGACAGACCTATCAGGTTCCCGTCGAGGTCCGTGCCGAGCGGCGTACGTCGCTCGCGTTCCGTTGGCTCATCCAGTACGCGCGGGCGCGCGGCGAGAAGTCGATGGAAGCCAAGCTGGCGGGCGAATTGATGGACGCTGCCCGGAACGAAGGCAATGCGGTTCGGCGGAAGCTGGACACGCATCGCATGGCGGACGCCAACAAGGCGTTCTCGCACTACAAGTGGTAGCAGGATTCGGGTGTGTGGCGCTGCTCGGGATCGACCATCCGGTCGGTGCCGAAGCATGAAGAGACCTTCAAGCGGTAGGCGTTGCCGCCGAGATGGCTTTGGTCTCTGGATCCCAGTTGATCGGCTGTAACGAGTCGAGTGTCACCAGGCGCGATGAGCCGTCATTGAGCGCCGCTCTGAGACGCAGTACGCGTCCCAAGGATGTCCTGCGGATTGCCGACGACTGTTCAGGTCGCGCAACCCGCCGTCTCCAATGGGCGCTGGAAGGACGATCCCGGATCGTGGGTTCTCCTGTCCGCTGATTGGTAGTCGAATGCAGAACGAAGCGAACAACGACGAGCGGCGATATCCGCTGGATCGCACGCGCAACATCGGCATCATGGCGCATATCGACGCCGGCAAGACGACGGTGTCCGAACGCGTCCTATACTACACCGGTCGTACGCATCGGATCGGCGAGGTCCACGACGGCGCCGCGACGATGGACTGGATGGAGCAGGAGCAGGAACGCGGAATCACGATCACTTCCGCCGCCACGACATGCGCCTGGGCGGACCATCGGGTCAACATCATCGATACTCCGGGACATGTGGACTTCACCGTGGAAGTCGAGCGGTCGCTGCGCGTGCTCGATGGCGCCGTCGCGGTGTTTTGCGCGGTCGGCGGCGTGGAGCCCCAGTCCGAAACCGTGTGGAAGCAGGCGGATCGGTACGGCGTTCCCCGGATCGCCTTTGTCAACAAGATGGACCGCGTCGGAGCGGACTTCTTCCGCGTCTTGGAGATGATGGAGGAACGCCTCGGAACCCGCCCCATCGCCGTGCAGCTTCCGTTGGGCTCGGAAGAGACGTTCCATGGCATCCTCGATCTGATCGAGCGCCGGGCGTACGTCTGGGAGTCCGATGACTTCGGCGCTACCTACGCCGAGGTCGAAATCCCGGTCGCCATGGCGGATGTCGTCGACGAGCATCGGACTCTCTTGGTCGAGGCGGCTGCGGAGCAAGACGAGGAACTGCTGGAGCGGTATCTCGAAGGCGAGTCGCTTAGCAACGAGGATGTCCGACGCGCG contains:
- a CDS encoding 30S ribosomal protein S12, with the protein product MPTINQLVRQGRKQFNAKSKAPALEGCPQRRGVCLQVRTKTPKKPNSALRKIARVRLSNQREVTAYIPGIDHNLNEHNIVLVRGGRVRDLPNVGYHIVRGTLDAAGVENRRQGRSKYGAKRPGAQASGR
- the rpsG gene encoding 30S ribosomal protein S7, whose protein sequence is MPRRRAVIKREPIPDPVYGSPTIQKFINSIMRDGKKSVAENIVYRSMRIVEERTSQDPLDIFQQALENVRPVVEVKSRRVGGQTYQVPVEVRAERRTSLAFRWLIQYARARGEKSMEAKLAGELMDAARNEGNAVRRKLDTHRMADANKAFSHYKW
- a CDS encoding GTP-binding protein; amino-acid sequence: MQNEANNDERRYPLDRTRNIGIMAHIDAGKTTVSERVLYYTGRTHRIGEVHDGAATMDWMEQEQERGITITSAATTCAWADHRVNIIDTPGHVDFTVEVERSLRVLDGAVAVFCAVGGVEPQSETVWKQADRYGVPRIAFVNKMDRVGADFFRVLEMMEERLGTRPIAVQLPLGSEETFHGILDLIERRAYVWESDDFGATYAEVEIPVAMADVVDEHRTLLVEAAAEQDEELLERYLEGESLSNEDVRRA